CTGATCAAGGCCTTCATGATTAGTGTTTGCCTTCCGCACACTCCGATTTGCCGATCCTTGTGAAGCTACTAATATACCGTCTGGCCGACTGGTGCCTCCGTGGTCATGTACAGTAGATTTACTCAGTCTGTGTTTATGTCCGACCTCAGTGTAATCTGGTCTGTGCTCTGGTGTCAACCGGTGTGATGAGGTGGTGAGCCACCACACGTGGCactcaggtaaaaaaaacagatgtggaataaaaaaagcaacTCATGTGAATTTTGTACGATTTTAGTCTAAAGATGCAGCGATAATTCTAAAAGGAACAACATTGTATCCAACAGGTACATCAATTTAATCCAAAATAGAAAGCCCCCTTGACAAAAAAATCTCATGCTGAAGATGTTAAAGTTGTAAAGAGAACAGGAGTacaacattatttataaatgttcaAAAGAAATACCCAATGTTTTTGGGCAACTTGAAAACGTctgatattttttgtttattttcttctcaaatCTATATTTGACGTTTTTTCAAAAGGCAGCAACGATGTAGGGAACTCATTAAATAGCATTGAACAGCCAAATCAtttattccatttaaaaagCCATTATTAAAGGACTGATTAAATAGTATTGATGCTTATTTGCCGCTAATTGACAAAATAGTGCAgacttttggttttgttgtatttttagtcGTGCATTATAGTTATttataaaagtacatttgaacGGCTTCATAAAAGTTAACCTTTTCTTCActcatcattattatattttgctCAAAACCATCCTTTGTTGTTAGCCATACACCAAACTGGTGTTCAGTGGCTTCTTATTAATACAGTTATGATCGAGTGTAAAATACAGCCATATCAAACACCTGTGTAGCAAAGATTTGTGATGGTAATTTGATTCATAATGTTGAGGTGGAAAACTTGCTGAAGATTTGGTCTTTTCCAACCAAGGTCGGATACAgctgatgcatttcatttttgccAAAATGCAAACCCTCAATCCCCCTGACCTTGACTCCTCGCTGACTCAGCATCGGCAGTATTTAAGAATGTTCCCGTCACTTTTAGGACTCATACTTCCTCTGATCTTTCCTGACAGCAGGAGGATGGATAGGTAACTTGTTTAGGGAACAGACATAAGTCTGCCTCTGTATACTCagatattttttgaaaaatctTAAGTAGCTCAGATGTCCTCTCCAAAGTCATAGCAGGATTTAAATCTTGTGTGAAGTGTTAAGAGCTGATAAATCCTCATGTTGAAATGAAACAGCACTCAAGGTGTGAAAGAAATGCTGCCAACAATGCTTTATGTTCACAGCCAGTGTGACATCAGTCAtcttacacaaacacatccctGTTATATTCATCCACAGACGTGCAACATTAACATGTTTGGGTTTGACTTGACTGGAGACATGGTTCACACCGGCTGATTGACATTGTCTGTAGAAGCtgcatcatttaaataaactagAAAGTCTTCTGGACATTCATAAGTTTTGTAAGGTGATTTAAATGGACGGTGACATGCACAGTGTCATCTGTCAATTCTGTCTGTTGcctttttaaaactaattaGAAGAGAATATATTGTCGATTCAACTTAAAAACAAGAGCCTGCCGGAAAATTAAAGTTTGTAAGGGAAACGTATTTCCATAAGGTTTCCataaattgtaataataaattGAGATAAAGTCCTTCCTGTACGTTAATCATGTCTGTCCATTTTTTATAGTGTAATCCAGTGGGGAATCTGTATAGAAAAGAGGAAATACCACAGACATAAACGCAGGAAATGGATTCTTTTCGTGCTTATTTAGAGGCAGTATCAGAGTCTGTGGAGGCTTTCAAGTTTGGCCGATTCACATCACTTGTGCTTATTGTACTTTGCATATTTCTCAGGCATTTTGTATACATGACGTTACACAGGCTGAATATTTGTAATGCTACTTTATTGAAATGTGGGGGTTGGGGTACAACAGTTatataaagacaaaatgaatcTTCTTTTGATCTAAATGTGTGGACTATAAAAAACTATTTGATAttaaatttatattttatgaatacTATATTAATGATTTCATCAGTTTTCTTATGATTGATATTAGTTAATGATTTTTGAATGCATGTCGccacctctccctctccaaccatttcctgtccctctttGACAGATACCATCTAGTTGAATAAGGAAaataccccccaaaaaactacTAAATACATAATGTCACAGTTAaatcagggaagaaatgtcCCAAAGGAACCACGCATGCTCTCCTTCTAtcattgttaaatatttatttcttgtCAAGGCAGGAACCTGCTTCTCATCAGGAATGTGTTAAGACTATTTATGTTTCATAATGTTACTGGACAGAGACATTCAAACTGTCCTCTGCTCCAGCTATGGGACATCTTATCCACAGTAATGTGAGTTGTCATTTATTTCAGTGGCTGAGAGATCTGGGTGTTTATATTGAGCCGTGTGAATCTGCAGCAACAGTATGCTGACCCGGGCAGAAAGACATGTCCATGCAGTCCACTCATACACCACATACTGCAGACTGACATAcagataaacacataaataaaaaacactcagCACGGCtgctaaatgttttctttattcaaatTCTCAAAGCTGACTCATATTACCAGCAGTGTTATCACGCTCCAAGTAAAATCTCACTTGTTTTGTAAGCACTCAAAGCATTTGCATGTCCTATCACTGTAGCCAGGAGACCAAACCCGTCATCatcactgtttatttttcttcttgggTTCAGATTCATTTAAAACTCTACAAATAACCAGCCACGCAGAATCCCAGACCTCCTtcaaaaacagagaaataacaCAGAGGTTATTTAAAGTTGACGAAGCAGGAGCTCATTTTATCTAGGACAGGCAAgcattttattaatttgtttttttatttaatttaatgagcTGTGAACTGAATGTGCTTTACAGTACACAAAGTGCTTCTGGACCTGCCACCATCCCATCCTGCTGTTGTTTGAACAACCACCACAGCTGCTTCCATCACcaccctccttctcctcctcctcctcctcctcctcctcctcctcctcctcctcctcctcctcctcctcctcctccctatGTTATCTTGATGACCAGCACGATGTTCTATCCCAGCGGGTTGTGGCAGGGCTGACCAGCATGCATTGAGTCACAGTCTTTATTTCTGAAGCTGTAGGGGCTGAGGACTGGCTGAGAGTCCAGGATTTAAGATCACAATGTGAAGTTATTAGGTAGAGAGGGTGGATGGCTATTGTTGTTTGAGAGGGAAAAAAGCAGAAGCAGATAAGAAACCGAAGGACCAAAGTGCTGCATTGTTTTCTCCTAAAGGTGCAAAGAAGGAGATGCACAACAGATAGCAGAGCTGGAGAGTAACAGACCAGTGCTAGTCTGAACGGATAATTCAATTCTGCAGTGCTGGAAAAAGTACcacattttaagtaaaagtactcatacCTCTAATACATAAATCTTAACTTAATGCCCTGAATGGAATATCtgagttgattttttttaaattagtatgtacaataaaaaaaggtcaaatctTTAGTGGTTACATTGTTATATaccatattattattattattttcaaggaTGCAGTCAAAGGCACAATTGTATGCTGTCACTTGCTACAAAAGTGCaaatttattcattttcttgtACTGCTGGGTGGCTTAATTTACTGTATGACAATTCATTCAATTGTATGTATTCATTtcaggttttaaaatatatattcagctccgaaaaaaattaagagaccactccaaattttgTGTGGCAGCCATCCCAGTGTTTGtttaattccaacacagagaaatgttgtcagtagtttatagaattcaataaaaaaaaattaaaaatcatGTAACTCAAAGAGATAccaataaatagtaaaaccggagaaactgataatgagCTGTATATCAAACCGCAAAGTTACTTTCACCACTGCTTCTCTTTTCATCTTCATTCATCCATATCCACATTTGTTAACCGCCACAGTGGGAAGCCATGTTTTCAGTGGGATGATTTCACTATAATATATGAAACCgttttccatattttcattaaaagcaATAAATTGGTTCATTCTATTCTGACAGGGAGGTTTTTAAACTAGGATGCGTTTCCTGGCTCTTACGCTGACATGATGCAATCCCATAAAGGGCAGCAACATTCCTGGCCTGCGTggacattcacacacaacccTTCCTGTTGCCATATATCTCCCTCAGAGCCTCAGATATGCGTGTATGTACATTAACCCCCGAGGTCTGCTGCTGTGGCCTTTGCCGGGTGCTAAATAAAGCAGGGCCTAAAAGTAGGTAGCGGGCCATAAGTTCAGGTCAAAGGGAATGTGAAACCATAAACCAGGAGGGAGCTAGCCTTGAGAGCAACGCACTGTGTTTACGTGGATGTTTCCTGTCAGGCAGGCTGACTATATGTTTAATGATGAGCacagagtgtttgtgtttgtgtagctATTCTCTCAGCAGGCCCTGAGGTTGAGGACAGATCTGTGTAATTTACTGTGAGAGACGCAAGGGAGATGATGCTGGTTTCCTGTTGTGGAGCAGTACTCTACATTGCAGAGAGTTTAAGTCAATGCCATTTTTAGACTTCTGTAGTTCACATCAATGATTAACTGATTGAAATACAATTAATCATCAATTCTAAAATGTGAGCATTGAAGCCTTGCTCTGAATCATGTTattgtaaatgaaatatttttcagGAAACTGTAATGGACAAtttcaaatcaatcaattaaatAATCTTATTATCAGCTAGTTGCATGTGTAGCAGGAACCCAgcattaatacattaattttaaaaagtaatttcattttcaaacttaTTATTAGAGtgattcatctttttattttattttattcaggaCGATGGGTCGCATGACTTAAGTGGCTGGTTTCAATCATTTTTTAGTCAATATGTGGCCGGATGGCAGAGTTTATGTTTGTTCATATAATACAtctactatatatatatatctattttaTGTTACCCATGGTAATCATTattattgaattgtttttgttctgtgttatttaattaattacatGTAATCACTATTTGCATGCCTTCCCTGAACGCCATCTATTACCTCGCAGTgctgttttttcagttttgtttacaTCAATCCTGTGTTTATCAGTGTTTGAATGTTTAGTGGAACTTACTGGATGCCTACATTTGccttggataaataaagtatttatctatttagaataaagtcacattttctAACACATGGTCATTTCACTAATGGGAAGTTCAGGTATAAAAATATACTGAATTATTGACAACTTTTCCTAGTGGTGCACATCCATACAGCACCCACAGATCATAGCCTGGTTTACCTGTGAATGAAGCAGTGGGGAACATTAATGGAGCCGTACGACGTCGAGCAGAGCTTTTATTGAGCccctgtttcctctcttgtgTTTTCAGAACTCTGATTCTCTGGAAAGCTCGATCCAGAACCTTCTGTCGGTGCTGTACCCACCCTTTGAGGCCACCGCTCCCACTCTCCTCAGCCAGCTCTTCCAAGTCATAGATAGCCGTTATCGGGGGGATGCCCTGCGGTGCCTGCTGGACTTTCTGGTGCCAGTCAAGCACATTTTAGACAGTGTGCAACAGGCTGCATGTGTAAGTCACTGTTTTGTTTACACTTACGAATAAAGAGGCCTACATTCCCTTTGTTGATATGAAACATGCTGCCCAAAGATCTTCTAGCTGGACCTAATTtcctaataaaaataaaccaaaaagtTGATATACTTTCTGAATCTGagtgttttctctccttttagGCTCAGTACTCTGATGTTCTATTCCTGTGTGAGGGCTGGCCTCTTTGTTTGCGTGACCAAGTTGTCGTCCACCTTGCTCCCATCAACCCGCTGATACTTCAGCCCGGTGACTTTTATCTCCAGGTGGCCCCTTTCTGTGACCAATCAGCTCGCATCGTAGTCTGCAGCCTCCTGGAAGAGGAGGGTCTTGAAGTGGAAGTAGTAGAGGAGAATCCAATCCCTGAGACTTCCTATCCTTGTATATTCAGCTGTGACTGGTTAGAAGAGATCAACCAGGGCCGCCATGGAACGCCTCTCAGTCGATGCTTGCTTGCCACTGAGCAGGGCGTGGTGAGGTTACCATGGGAACGGATTGCTGTGCCTGATTTTGTGGACGTGGCGCTGTGTGCTGGGAGTAGTATGGCCTCTGCTCCTCCTTCATATCCTCCTTTACCTCCGattcctccacctcttcctcatTTTCCTAAGAGCTCTTCTTCAAATTATttattcctcttcctccttcaaaAGAATCAGCACCAAAAAACTATCCTGTTACCATTCTTAATTCTAATTTATCATCTTCTTCTCATCCATCTGCCTACTCTGTGGAGACCAGAATATGTCCAGCGAGGCACGGCATTGCTGTGTCACTCTGCCTGGTGGATACTAAAGCTGCGTCTTCCTCACAGCTGGTCAAAGTTAAAGAATCTGAAGCTGAGCCTAAGCCTGTTGGCTGGGTGTCCCCTAATACATGGGACAGCTGCTCTACTGGGCCAGATCCAAAAACAAGCACTGTTCCAGGTGCCGGCACTTCTGCAAGGGCAGATACAACTACGTGCAAAGGTGAAGAAAAGGCTGTAATTGCTCCTGAAAATATAGGGCTGCATAAACCTCAAGATATAAGCAGGAGAGGCCCAGCTGTTGAGGAAGGGGAATATATTGATATTCTTCAGGCAACTATGCTTTTTAGTAGAGCTAAGTCAGCAACTAAAGAACGGCAAATGCAGCCGCACACACAAACTGAACCACAAATGCAAAGACTTCCACACAGGCAAGAACAAATGCCACCCCGCCCACAAATGGAGCTGCACAGGCAAACACAGAGTCATCCACCTCAAGCACAGTCACAAGCTCAGGTGCAGTTTCTTACAGAACCGCAAACACAAAGTCATGTTAGACCTGAGGCTGCTGCATCATTTAGGCCCAACATGTCTGCAAAACCACCTCCGTACCATTCCCAATCCCATCAGCCTCACCCTGACTCCCTTGAAGTTTCTCAGTGTGTTCGCTTCTCAGAGAAACCCTGTTCCCCGTGCATGAGGAGAAGACAAGGCGGAAAGGCTTCCAGAGCTCCGGAGCTCAGGTGTCGATACAGGGACTCCTACCAGGCTGCTATTAAAAACCCTGTCAACTTtaaacaggagagggagagggggaacaTCTTGGCAATGGTGGAGGAGGATGGTTTCTCAAAGTGTGATGAAAGACTACCAGAGACAGGGGATCTGCGGAGTAATGTTCAAGGAATGTGGTTTAACCCTGCTATGCAACAGCAGCCTCCTTCCTCCGTATGTGAGGAGtcaggagaaaaaaatactgttcCATATTGGAAAACAGGAGATACAAACAATGCCCCCTGTATGGATAACAGGGGAACCAATGCTTTAAAAAGTGGTAGGCTACCAGAACCAACACCTGAAAGGACCACTCAGCCATTTAGGGAACCAAGGGATGCACACTCTGCCAAAACCTATGGCAATTTACACAATGTTAACAGGACAAATGTAGCAGCAGGAACGAGGACGAACACTAATAGAGTTTTGTCTGATGTCATCCCTCCTACACACAGCGGATTACCAATTACTTCCTCTGAAATTTCAGCGATGAACCTCAAACCTCATGAAAGGCTACAAAGCAGAACCAATTCCACGGGTGTAAGTGCAAACTTTCCTCTTTCAGCGTCGCAGAACAGACCGGAGTCCATGTCTGATGGGAGATCTTCGTCCCTCTCCACCGCTGTGGTGGACACCTCTGAGAAGTGTGCACTGGTCATTGTTGAAGGTCAAAATGTtcggagaaaagaaaactcTGGCTCCTGTGGAAAGATTCCCCAGCTGCATGtggtaaaatgtaaaaacagcacAGCCTTTGGACTCGTTTCACCCAAGATCAACAGGAAGAATATGGCAACTCC
The Eleginops maclovinus isolate JMC-PN-2008 ecotype Puerto Natales chromosome 1, JC_Emac_rtc_rv5, whole genome shotgun sequence genome window above contains:
- the LOC134868753 gene encoding uncharacterized protein KIAA1755-like — its product is MNSDSLESSIQNLLSVLYPPFEATAPTLLSQLFQVIDSRYRGDALRCLLDFLVPVKHILDSVQQAACAQYSDVLFLCEGWPLCLRDQVVVHLAPINPLILQPGDFYLQVAPFCDQSARIVVCSLLEEEGLEVEVVEENPIPETSYPCIFSCDWLEEINQGRHGTPLSRCLLATEQGVVRLPWERIAVPDFVDVALCAGSSMASAPPSYPPLPPIPPPLPHFPKSSSSNYLFLFLLQKNQHQKTILLPFLILIYHLLLIHLPTLWRPEYVQRGTALLCHSAWWILKLRLPHSWSKLKNLKLSLSLLAGCPLIHGTAALLGQIQKQALFQVPALLQGQIQLRAKVKKRL